In Fodinicola acaciae, the following proteins share a genomic window:
- the sepH gene encoding septation protein SepH, which yields MRPVRFVALAEDGRSLVLKDESGRMLSLAIDERVLAAVKSDRVGVAGQLAMEVESALTPRDIQARIRSGQSAEEVAKAANAPLEKILRFAGPVLQERAMIADHARRTRLRTSESGSSLSEVVDVRLAGHGVDPDVVEWDAYRRETGTWRVVASWPSGKATAYAAWDMDAARSVVSPTDQMASYLSVEKPPEILVHDEIAAELDLENADTQELPRMSPISVLRPRQAEPAPEPEPEPEPEPEPVAKPTPPPLPPAPPAQPARRKQPVAERLPVVEPEPEPEPEPQPEPQRAQAGGRGKRGKPDLPGWDDILFGARPNRG from the coding sequence ATGCGGCCGGTCCGGTTCGTCGCCCTCGCGGAGGACGGCCGGTCACTCGTACTCAAGGACGAGTCTGGCCGCATGCTGTCGCTGGCCATTGACGAGCGGGTGCTGGCCGCCGTCAAGTCGGACCGGGTCGGGGTGGCCGGCCAGTTGGCGATGGAAGTGGAGAGTGCCTTGACACCTCGGGACATCCAGGCACGGATCCGCTCCGGCCAGTCCGCCGAAGAGGTGGCCAAGGCCGCCAACGCGCCACTGGAGAAGATCCTCCGGTTCGCCGGTCCGGTGCTGCAGGAGCGCGCGATGATCGCCGACCACGCACGGCGGACGCGGCTGCGCACCTCCGAGTCCGGCTCGTCGCTGTCCGAGGTGGTGGACGTACGCCTCGCCGGCCACGGTGTCGACCCGGACGTCGTGGAGTGGGACGCCTACCGGCGCGAGACCGGCACCTGGAGGGTGGTGGCCAGCTGGCCGTCCGGCAAGGCCACCGCGTACGCGGCGTGGGACATGGACGCGGCCCGCAGCGTGGTCAGCCCGACCGACCAGATGGCCTCCTACCTGTCGGTGGAGAAGCCGCCGGAGATCCTCGTACACGACGAGATCGCCGCCGAGCTCGACCTGGAGAACGCCGACACCCAGGAGCTGCCGCGGATGTCGCCGATCTCGGTGCTGCGGCCCCGCCAGGCCGAGCCGGCGCCAGAGCCCGAGCCGGAGCCGGAGCCAGAGCCAGAGCCGGTCGCGAAGCCAACGCCGCCGCCGTTACCACCGGCACCGCCGGCGCAGCCGGCCCGGCGCAAGCAGCCGGTCGCCGAGCGGCTGCCAGTCGTCGAGCCGGAGCCCGAGCCAGAGCCCGAACCCCAGCCGGAGCCGCAGCGCGCTCAGGCCGGCGGCCGTGGCAAGCGCGGCAAGCCGGACCTGCCCGGCTGGGACGACATCCTGTTCGGCGCGCGTCCCAACCGGGGCTGA
- the serC gene encoding phosphoserine transaminase yields the protein MTDTIQIPADLLPVDGRFGCGPSKVRPEAVEALAKVASSYLGTSHRQRGVKDQVKRVRDGVRQLFSVPEGYEVVLGNGGTTAFWDAATFGLIRDRAQFLSFGEFGGKFATAAKTAPHLGEPTIVKSEPGDAPRFQLEDGIDVYATPHNETSTGVAIQIKRVDNTDALMLHDATSAAGGLPVDITQSDAYYFAPQKNFASDGGLWIAILSPAALRRIAEIKESGRWQPAFLDLATALDNSVKEQTYNTPALATLFLMAEQTDWILGNGGLTWAVSRTSESADTLYAWAEKSSFARPFVTDPAKRSAVVGTIDFDDAVDAAKVAKTLRANGILDTEPYRKLGRNQLRIAMFPAVDPADVRRLTASIDYVVEKLG from the coding sequence GTGACTGACACGATCCAGATCCCTGCTGACCTGCTGCCCGTGGACGGACGCTTCGGCTGCGGGCCGTCCAAGGTGCGGCCGGAGGCGGTGGAGGCGCTGGCCAAGGTGGCGTCCTCCTACCTCGGCACCTCGCACCGCCAGCGCGGCGTGAAAGACCAGGTCAAGAGGGTACGCGACGGCGTACGCCAGCTGTTCAGCGTGCCGGAGGGCTATGAGGTGGTGCTCGGCAACGGCGGCACCACGGCGTTCTGGGACGCGGCGACCTTCGGGCTGATCCGCGACCGCGCGCAGTTCCTCAGCTTCGGCGAGTTCGGCGGCAAGTTCGCCACCGCCGCGAAGACGGCTCCGCACCTCGGCGAGCCGACGATCGTGAAGTCCGAGCCGGGTGACGCGCCGCGGTTCCAGCTCGAGGACGGCATCGACGTGTACGCGACGCCGCACAACGAGACCTCCACCGGTGTCGCCATCCAGATCAAGCGCGTCGACAACACCGACGCGCTGATGCTGCACGACGCCACCTCGGCGGCCGGCGGCCTGCCGGTGGACATCACGCAGTCGGACGCGTACTACTTCGCGCCGCAGAAGAACTTCGCCTCCGACGGCGGCCTGTGGATCGCGATCCTCAGCCCGGCGGCGCTGCGCCGGATCGCCGAGATCAAGGAGTCCGGTCGCTGGCAGCCGGCCTTCCTCGACCTGGCGACCGCGCTGGACAACTCGGTCAAGGAGCAGACCTACAACACGCCGGCGCTGGCGACGCTGTTCCTGATGGCCGAGCAGACCGACTGGATCCTCGGCAACGGCGGCCTCACCTGGGCCGTGTCGCGCACGTCCGAGTCGGCCGACACGCTTTACGCCTGGGCGGAGAAGTCGTCCTTCGCGCGTCCGTTCGTCACCGACCCGGCCAAGCGCTCCGCGGTCGTCGGCACGATCGACTTCGACGACGCGGTGGATGCCGCCAAGGTCGCGAAAACCCTGCGTGCCAACGGAATCCTGGACACCGAGCCGTATCGTAAGCTCGGCCGCAACCAGCTGCGGATCGCGATGTTCCCGGCGGTCGACCCGGCCGACGTGCGGCGGCTGACCGCCAGCATCGATTACGTGGTCGAAAAACTCGGCTGA
- a CDS encoding threonine ammonia-lyase → MDLSLDNIADAAHAVDPVFLNTPQFFDPALTKHFGRQVLVKVETLNPLRSFKGRGADYFVRTLRPGHEVVCGSAGNFGQAIAYTAGRRGLPVLVFAAETANPAKVERMRELGAEVVLHGADFDEAKAAGRTYAEKRGQIFVEDGHEPLISEGAGTIGLELTGAGGDTLDTLLVPVGNGALISGVARWLKARSPRTRVVGVCPAGAPSMERSWRSGTAVATERIDTIADGLAVRVPVPAAVDWMRSYVDDMLLVDDEAIYAALLVLRDCTGLIAEPSAVAGLAALATHEIAGEKVGTILTGANFGPDLLRRLTSRIP, encoded by the coding sequence ATGGATCTCTCGCTGGACAACATCGCCGACGCGGCGCACGCCGTCGACCCGGTTTTCCTGAACACGCCGCAGTTCTTCGACCCGGCGTTGACCAAACACTTCGGCCGGCAGGTGCTGGTGAAGGTCGAGACGCTCAATCCACTGCGTTCCTTCAAAGGCCGCGGCGCCGACTACTTCGTCCGTACGCTGCGGCCCGGCCACGAGGTGGTGTGCGGCTCCGCCGGCAACTTCGGCCAGGCGATCGCCTACACCGCCGGCCGGCGCGGCCTGCCGGTGCTGGTTTTCGCGGCGGAGACGGCGAATCCGGCGAAGGTCGAGCGGATGCGCGAGCTCGGCGCGGAGGTCGTCCTGCACGGCGCGGACTTCGACGAGGCGAAGGCCGCCGGCCGGACGTACGCGGAAAAACGCGGCCAGATCTTCGTCGAGGACGGCCACGAGCCGCTGATCAGCGAGGGCGCCGGCACGATCGGCCTGGAGCTGACCGGCGCCGGCGGTGACACCCTGGACACGCTGCTCGTACCGGTCGGCAACGGCGCGCTGATCAGCGGCGTCGCGCGCTGGCTCAAGGCGAGGTCGCCGCGGACCAGGGTCGTCGGCGTGTGCCCGGCCGGCGCGCCGTCGATGGAGCGCAGCTGGCGGTCCGGCACCGCGGTGGCGACCGAGCGGATCGACACCATCGCCGACGGATTGGCCGTACGCGTGCCGGTGCCGGCGGCGGTCGACTGGATGCGGTCGTACGTCGATGACATGCTGCTGGTCGACGATGAGGCGATCTACGCGGCGCTGCTCGTGCTGCGCGACTGCACCGGGCTCATCGCCGAGCCGTCCGCGGTCGCCGGCCTGGCCGCGCTGGCCACGCACGAGATCGCCGGCGAGAAGGTCGGGACGATCCTCACCGGCGCCAACTTCGGCCCCGACCTGCTGCGGCGGCTGACCAGTCGCATCCCGTAG
- a CDS encoding type II toxin-antitoxin system VapB family antitoxin, whose amino-acid sequence MIFKAVSDGRPYPDHGLTARQWADIPPRPIRLDQLVTTKRELALDRLLAEDSTFYGDLFPHVVDFQGTLYLEDGLHRALRAALQQRTSIHARVFAV is encoded by the coding sequence GTGATCTTCAAGGCGGTGAGCGACGGCCGGCCGTATCCGGACCACGGTCTGACCGCACGGCAGTGGGCTGACATCCCGCCGCGGCCGATCCGGCTGGACCAGCTGGTCACCACCAAGCGCGAGCTGGCCCTCGACCGGCTGCTGGCCGAGGACTCCACCTTCTATGGCGACCTGTTCCCGCACGTCGTCGACTTCCAGGGCACGCTCTACCTGGAGGACGGCCTGCATCGCGCGCTGCGCGCCGCGCTGCAACAGCGTACGTCCATCCACGCGCGCGTCTTTGCGGTCTAA
- a CDS encoding citrate synthase 2, whose translation MPNDFKPGLEGVKAFETQIAEPDKDGGALRYRGVDIEDLVGHISFGNVWALLVDGRFGPGLPPAEPFPIPVHSGDIRVDVQSAVAMLAPYWGLGQLLDISDEQARDDLARISVTTLSFVAQSARGIGLPAVPQKEIDKASTIVERFMIRWRGEPDPAHVKAVDAYFTSAAEHGMNASTFTARVVASTGADAAASISSAIGALSGPLHGGAPSRVLKMLDEVEKSGDAEAWVRQALDSGQRLMGFGHRVYRAEDPRARVLRRTARELGSPRFEVAEALEKAAVAELTARKPDRPLRTNVEFWSAVVLDFAAVPAHMFTSMFTCARTAGWSAHVMEQKRLGKLIRPSADYLGPGPRKPSEVDGWASISPI comes from the coding sequence ATGCCGAACGACTTCAAACCGGGGCTGGAAGGTGTGAAGGCCTTCGAAACGCAGATCGCCGAGCCGGACAAGGACGGCGGCGCGCTGCGCTATCGAGGTGTCGACATCGAGGACCTGGTCGGCCACATCTCGTTCGGCAACGTGTGGGCCCTGCTGGTGGACGGCCGGTTCGGGCCGGGACTGCCGCCGGCCGAGCCGTTCCCGATCCCGGTGCACTCCGGCGACATCCGGGTCGACGTGCAGTCGGCGGTCGCGATGCTCGCACCGTACTGGGGCCTCGGCCAGCTCCTGGACATCTCCGACGAGCAGGCCCGCGACGACCTCGCGCGGATCTCGGTGACGACGCTGTCGTTCGTGGCGCAGTCGGCGCGTGGCATCGGCCTGCCCGCGGTGCCGCAGAAGGAGATCGACAAGGCCAGCACGATCGTCGAGCGGTTCATGATCCGCTGGCGCGGCGAGCCGGACCCGGCGCACGTGAAGGCGGTCGACGCGTACTTCACCTCCGCCGCCGAGCACGGCATGAACGCGTCGACGTTCACCGCGCGCGTGGTGGCCTCGACCGGCGCCGACGCGGCCGCGTCGATCTCGTCGGCGATCGGCGCGCTCTCCGGTCCGTTGCACGGCGGCGCACCGTCGCGCGTGCTCAAGATGCTCGACGAGGTGGAGAAGTCCGGCGACGCCGAGGCGTGGGTCAGGCAGGCGCTGGACTCCGGACAGCGGCTGATGGGTTTCGGCCACCGCGTCTATCGCGCCGAGGACCCCCGCGCTCGGGTGCTGCGGCGCACGGCCCGTGAGCTCGGGTCGCCGCGCTTCGAGGTCGCGGAGGCGTTGGAGAAGGCCGCGGTCGCGGAGCTGACCGCGCGCAAGCCGGACCGGCCGTTGCGTACCAACGTGGAGTTCTGGTCGGCGGTGGTGCTCGACTTCGCGGCGGTGCCGGCGCACATGTTCACGTCGATGTTCACCTGTGCGCGTACGGCCGGCTGGAGTGCGCACGTCATGGAGCAGAAGCGCCTGGGCAAGCTCATCCGCCCGTCCGCCGACTACCTGGGCCCCGGCCCCCGCAAGCCCTCCGAGGTCGACGGCTGGGCCTCCATCTCCCCCATCTAG
- a CDS encoding MFS transporter: MSRVRSAAIDTKPLAYPDFRRLWAGNAVSFIGFQLTAVAVPVQVFAIGGSSLWVGVLGAAALVPLIVFGLLGGAISDAVDRRVVLLVSSAVLWLATWGLLVQALLGLRSIWLIFALVAVQSAAFAVTSPTRSAVIPRLLPLDLVPAANTLNFTFSNVGTIAGPLLAGVLISHGSYAIVYAADAALYTFALYAAIRLPAMPPSGPKSPPGLRSVLEGLAFIATRPVLLASFGVDIVAMVLAMPRALFPEIGAERFGGDQAVGWLFAAIAIGSVAGGLVSGWIGRIRRQGVALIGAVVAWGVAVALAGLAGQLWLAVAFLAVAGAADLVSGVYRQTILQIYAPDEMRGRMQGVFTVVVAGGPRLGDVRAGVTAAGIGATASWVWGGVACVVVVLLVALFVPAIRTYHAETAAPAEPAELAGG; the protein is encoded by the coding sequence TTGTCGCGCGTACGGTCGGCCGCGATCGACACCAAACCGCTGGCATATCCGGACTTTCGCCGGTTGTGGGCCGGAAACGCGGTGTCGTTCATCGGTTTCCAGCTGACCGCGGTGGCCGTTCCGGTGCAGGTGTTCGCGATCGGCGGCTCGTCGCTGTGGGTCGGCGTGCTCGGCGCCGCGGCGCTGGTGCCGCTGATCGTCTTCGGCCTGCTCGGCGGCGCGATCTCCGACGCGGTCGACCGGCGCGTCGTGCTGCTGGTCTCCTCGGCCGTACTTTGGCTCGCCACCTGGGGTCTGCTCGTCCAGGCGCTGCTCGGCCTGCGCAGCATCTGGCTGATTTTCGCGCTGGTGGCCGTCCAGTCCGCCGCCTTCGCGGTCACCTCGCCGACCCGTTCGGCGGTCATCCCGCGGCTGCTGCCGCTCGATCTGGTGCCGGCCGCCAACACGCTCAACTTCACCTTCTCCAATGTCGGCACGATCGCCGGACCGCTGCTGGCCGGCGTACTCATCTCGCACGGCTCGTACGCGATCGTCTACGCCGCCGACGCCGCGCTCTACACCTTTGCCCTGTACGCGGCGATCCGGCTGCCGGCGATGCCGCCGTCCGGCCCGAAGTCGCCGCCCGGCCTGCGCTCGGTGCTGGAGGGCCTGGCGTTCATCGCCACCCGCCCGGTGCTGCTGGCGTCCTTCGGCGTCGACATCGTGGCGATGGTGCTGGCGATGCCGCGGGCGCTGTTCCCGGAGATCGGCGCCGAACGGTTCGGCGGGGACCAGGCGGTCGGCTGGTTGTTCGCGGCGATCGCGATCGGCTCGGTGGCCGGCGGCCTGGTGTCCGGCTGGATCGGCCGGATCCGGCGGCAGGGGGTCGCGCTGATCGGTGCGGTCGTCGCGTGGGGTGTGGCGGTGGCGCTGGCCGGCCTGGCCGGACAGCTCTGGCTGGCCGTCGCGTTCCTGGCCGTCGCCGGTGCCGCCGACCTGGTGTCCGGCGTGTATCGGCAGACGATCCTGCAGATCTACGCGCCGGACGAGATGCGCGGCCGGATGCAGGGTGTGTTCACCGTGGTGGTGGCGGGCGGTCCGCGGCTGGGGGACGTACGCGCCGGCGTCACCGCCGCCGGCATCGGTGCCACCGCGTCCTGGGTCTGGGGTGGTGTCGCGTGCGTTGTCGTCGTGTTGCTGGTGGCGCTTTTCGTACCGGCCATCCGCACGTACCACGCCGAAACCGCCGCGCCGGCCGAGCCGGCCGAGCTGGCAGGAGGCTGA
- the pdxH gene encoding pyridoxamine 5'-phosphate oxidase, which produces MEIVTDPAEHLAEMRRTYTLAGLTEDELAGNWLDQFRRWYDQAYAAGVIEPNAMVFGTADSAARPSSRTVLCKGVDERGFVLYTNYTSRKGRESADNPHASLLFPWYALERQVIVTGAVERVEDVTSDEYFASRPYGSRIGAWASEQSAVIPSRAVLENARAELTARYPETVPRPPHWGGLRVRPATVEFWQGRPDRLHDRLRFRRDGTEWIVERLSP; this is translated from the coding sequence ATGGAGATCGTGACTGATCCCGCCGAGCATCTGGCCGAGATGCGCCGCACGTACACACTGGCCGGCCTGACCGAGGACGAACTGGCCGGCAACTGGCTCGACCAGTTTCGTCGTTGGTACGACCAGGCGTACGCGGCCGGGGTGATCGAGCCCAACGCGATGGTCTTCGGCACGGCTGACAGCGCTGCCAGGCCGAGCAGCCGGACCGTGCTGTGCAAGGGCGTCGACGAACGCGGTTTCGTCCTCTACACCAACTACACGTCCAGGAAAGGACGTGAGTCGGCCGACAATCCGCACGCCAGCCTGTTGTTTCCGTGGTACGCCTTGGAACGTCAGGTGATCGTGACCGGAGCGGTGGAGCGGGTCGAGGACGTGACCTCCGACGAGTATTTCGCCAGCCGGCCCTACGGTTCGCGGATCGGCGCGTGGGCCAGCGAGCAGTCCGCCGTCATCCCGTCCCGTGCGGTGCTGGAAAACGCGCGTGCCGAGCTGACCGCGCGCTATCCGGAGACGGTGCCGCGGCCGCCGCACTGGGGCGGCCTGCGCGTGCGGCCGGCCACCGTCGAGTTCTGGCAGGGCCGGCCGGACCGGCTACACGACCGGCTGCGTTTTCGCCGTGACGGCACGGAATGGATCGTGGAGCGGCTGTCCCCGTGA
- a CDS encoding RNA polymerase sigma factor, producing the protein MRAHETAVRELYEAEYGRLAGWSNKLVNDSELAHDITTECFVRLMARWTRVTQPRPWLYMTATNLIRDHWRKQQRERKALVRLAEPPQTEPAPDPTIRDLVEQLPERMRTVVLLHYYADLPVHEIANVIGKAEGTVKRALFDARQKLSEALTADDVPHSQEKTR; encoded by the coding sequence GTGCGTGCGCACGAGACAGCCGTGCGCGAGCTGTACGAGGCGGAGTACGGCCGGTTGGCGGGATGGTCCAACAAGCTGGTCAACGACAGCGAGCTGGCACACGACATCACCACCGAGTGCTTCGTCCGGTTGATGGCGCGCTGGACCAGGGTGACCCAGCCGCGGCCGTGGCTCTACATGACCGCGACCAACCTGATCCGCGACCACTGGCGCAAGCAGCAGCGCGAGCGCAAGGCGCTGGTGCGGCTGGCCGAGCCGCCGCAGACCGAGCCCGCGCCCGACCCGACCATCCGTGACCTGGTCGAACAGTTGCCGGAGCGGATGCGTACGGTCGTCCTGCTGCATTACTACGCCGACCTGCCAGTCCACGAGATCGCCAACGTCATCGGCAAGGCCGAGGGAACGGTGAAAAGGGCACTGTTCGACGCGCGGCAGAAGCTCTCCGAAGCGCTGACCGCCGACGACGTGCCGCACAGCCAGGAGAAAACCCGATGA